One Trichormus variabilis 0441 genomic window, GATGTTTTTTATTTAGACAAGGTTTTCATTATTTAGACTTTGTTTATTCCCAATCATACACTTGTCAATCTTCAGAATTAAAAACATCTCTGTTTTTTTATTCTTAACATTGGTAGATATTTATTATGTTCAACCGAAGTGAATATACTTCTAGTATAGGCAAATACATTCACTTAAATAACTTAGAAATCAGAAAATTGTAAATGCTTAATCATCTATTTGTTCACTTTCTGAAACTGGGGAACGACGCTTGCGAAAAATTCCTGTCATACTGATGCCTGTAAATAGCATAGCAATCAGTCCTAAACCAACAAGAAAAACATAAATAGGTTTGCCAAAACTCCCGAAATAGCTACCTTGATGAATTGTCATTAATAATTCAATTTGTTCTTCTGGTAATCCCAGCCAGCTTTCGCCAACTCGGTAAGCAATACCAGTAACAGCACTAGCTAACAAGGGTAGGAAAATAATAGGTGCAACAATACTGTGAATGGTTCGGACAGTCAGTTTAGATTGTGCTTTATTTAATCGAGATTGCTTCGATTTACGAATCATACCAAATCCGGTAATTACCAATCCCACTAGTCCCAGCCCTACCAAGGATACATAAACTGGTTCTAGCGGTTTACCCAAAAAAGTACCCTGGTGAATTGCCAGGAAAATCTCGGCAGTGTCTTTAGGTATCCCAAACCAACTTCTTCCCAGACGATAAGCAATACCAGTTAACGCACTCAGCAGTAGAGGAATGAATAAAATCGGCGCAATGCGACGATGGAGTTTACGAAATTCACGAGACTGATTGATCTTAACCATTAGAACCTCTTGAATGAATACAATGTTGCTGAGGTTGGAGGTTTAACAATACTTGTTTAAAATAAATGTGCTACTTAACCTCAAACTAACTTTGAGCATAAGACAGGAAAAGTAAAGAACTTGGAAAGATGTACCACCAAGGTAAAAATCCTCATATACTTCATTCATGTCTGATTTTAGACTTGACTTGATTACCTATATAATGTCTGGAAATAATTAATAGGAAATACTGTAATAGTGATTATGCAATGAAATTTTTATTAGTTGAAGATGATGAACGGATTGCCGCATCTCTTACAGAAGCCTTAACTGACAATAATTACGCGATTGATGTAGCTGGTGACGGTGAGGAAGGATGGGACTTCATAACAGCATTTGACTATGATCTAATCCTTCTGGATGTGATGCTACCAAAATTGAATGGTATAGAATTGTGTCAAAGATTACGTCAGCGTGGTTATGGGCTGCCAGTACTGATGTTGACTGCGAGAGATAGCAGTACTGATAAAGTACTAGGTTTGGATGCAGGTGCAGATGATTACGTCATCAAACCTTTTGATTTAAAAGAATTACTAGCACGTATTCGGGCTTTGCTGCGACGTGGAAATACAACAATATCGACTTTTTTGGAGTGGGGGGGACTGCGGCTTGACCCAGCCAACTGTACTGTCACTTACAAGGAGCAATTATTATTAATGACACCTAAAGAGTACCAATTACTAGAACTTTTTCTCCGTAATAATGGGTATGTTCTCAGTCGTCGTCAAATTCTTGACCACCTGTGGTCATCTATTGATCCACCTGGACAAGATACAGTCAAGGTACATATTCGAGGAATACGTCAAAAACTCAAAGCCGCAGGAGCAAAAGATGATTTTATCGAAACTGTTTATGGGCTTGGGTATCGGCTTAACCAAAACTTCTAGAAATAAAAGCAGGGTTGTTGTTAGAAAGTTTACCGTACCTTGGCGGCGGTTAGATATTTTAACTAACCCCCAATTTCGTGCTACCGGTTGGCGACTACTCTTATCTTATTTAATAGCAATGATGGTAGTTATGGGACTGTCATCGGTGGTAGTGTATCACTTTTTTGCTTATAGT contains:
- a CDS encoding PepSY-associated TM helix domain-containing protein, which produces MVKINQSREFRKLHRRIAPILFIPLLLSALTGIAYRLGRSWFGIPKDTAEIFLAIHQGTFLGKPLEPVYVSLVGLGLVGLVITGFGMIRKSKQSRLNKAQSKLTVRTIHSIVAPIIFLPLLASAVTGIAYRVGESWLGLPEEQIELLMTIHQGSYFGSFGKPIYVFLVGLGLIAMLFTGISMTGIFRKRRSPVSESEQIDD
- a CDS encoding response regulator transcription factor; translated protein: MKFLLVEDDERIAASLTEALTDNNYAIDVAGDGEEGWDFITAFDYDLILLDVMLPKLNGIELCQRLRQRGYGLPVLMLTARDSSTDKVLGLDAGADDYVIKPFDLKELLARIRALLRRGNTTISTFLEWGGLRLDPANCTVTYKEQLLLMTPKEYQLLELFLRNNGYVLSRRQILDHLWSSIDPPGQDTVKVHIRGIRQKLKAAGAKDDFIETVYGLGYRLNQNF